A genomic segment from Thermostichus lividus PCC 6715 encodes:
- a CDS encoding ribulose bisphosphate carboxylase small subunit — translation MAVQSYAAPPTPWSRDLAEPDIASSAYVHSFSNLIGDVRIKDYVHIAPGTSIRADEGTPFHIGSYTNVQDGVVIHGLQQGRVIGDDGQEYSVWIGNNASITHMALIHGPAYIGDGCFIGFRSTVFNARVGAGCVVMMHALIQDVEIPPGKYIPSGMVITNQQQADRLPNVEESDIHFAQHVVGINKALLSGYRCAENIACIAPIRNEQRGQADPQMLQVETLTGENRTMTTDYATHVRQLLQQGYHIGLEYADARRYRTSSWQSCPTLTAQQESQVLAAIAQLLNEHAGEYVRLIGVDQRAKRRVFEQVIQRPGDAAPASDRPSGSAPVVGAVPSGSLDSSVTAQVRQLLQQGYQIGTEHADARRYRTSSWTSCAPIQSQREPEVIAALEACLQEHAGEYVRLIGIDKTQKRRVFEQIIQRPDGAVAIAPKAMNTSINNGSATPNDTVLSADVLNQVQDLLRQGCVITTEYADQRRFRTSSWQSGIKITSAQGINDLSTFLAEHPRDYVRLVGVNPQAKQRVLEVIIHRPNGHAATNGSSTRGKGFAPSSTANPTRTASTSHGLDSEVVQRVQQLLQQGHQLALEHVDARRYRTNSWQSGPRIEAKTLNEALAAIQACLQEYSGEYVRLIGVNPASKQRVAQILLQQATK, via the coding sequence ATGGCGGTTCAAAGTTATGCGGCACCTCCTACGCCATGGTCACGGGATTTAGCGGAGCCAGACATTGCCAGTTCGGCTTACGTTCACTCCTTTAGTAACCTCATCGGAGATGTCCGCATCAAAGATTATGTGCACATTGCCCCCGGTACCTCGATTCGTGCCGACGAAGGGACACCCTTCCATATTGGTTCCTATACCAATGTTCAAGATGGCGTGGTCATTCACGGTTTACAGCAGGGGCGAGTCATTGGCGATGATGGTCAAGAGTATTCCGTGTGGATTGGCAACAATGCCTCGATTACTCACATGGCGCTCATCCATGGCCCCGCCTACATCGGTGATGGCTGCTTTATTGGCTTTCGCTCAACAGTATTTAATGCACGGGTGGGAGCAGGCTGTGTTGTCATGATGCATGCCCTGATTCAGGATGTTGAAATTCCACCCGGTAAATATATTCCTTCAGGAATGGTGATCACCAATCAACAACAGGCGGATCGCCTTCCCAACGTCGAGGAATCAGATATTCATTTTGCTCAGCATGTTGTGGGGATTAACAAGGCACTGCTGTCGGGCTATCGCTGTGCTGAAAATATTGCCTGTATTGCCCCCATTCGCAATGAGCAGCGGGGTCAGGCTGACCCACAGATGTTACAGGTTGAAACGCTTACCGGGGAAAATCGTACCATGACAACAGATTACGCGACTCACGTCCGCCAACTGTTGCAGCAGGGGTATCACATTGGGCTGGAGTATGCGGATGCGCGACGGTATCGCACCAGTTCTTGGCAGAGTTGCCCAACGCTGACAGCACAACAGGAATCGCAGGTATTAGCAGCCATAGCGCAGCTTCTGAATGAGCACGCGGGTGAATATGTGCGGCTCATTGGTGTTGATCAGCGAGCTAAGCGGCGTGTTTTTGAACAGGTGATTCAACGCCCAGGGGATGCGGCTCCTGCTAGCGATCGCCCCAGTGGGTCAGCACCCGTGGTGGGTGCGGTTCCTAGCGGCTCCCTTGATAGCTCCGTTACAGCGCAGGTGCGGCAGTTATTACAGCAGGGCTACCAAATTGGCACTGAGCACGCGGATGCCCGCCGCTACCGCACCAGCTCTTGGACCAGTTGTGCCCCTATTCAATCGCAGCGGGAGCCAGAGGTGATCGCTGCCCTTGAAGCCTGCCTTCAGGAACATGCGGGGGAGTATGTGCGCCTGATTGGCATTGACAAGACGCAAAAACGGCGGGTGTTCGAGCAAATTATTCAGCGACCGGACGGTGCCGTGGCGATCGCCCCCAAAGCAATGAATACCAGCATTAACAATGGCAGTGCCACCCCCAACGATACGGTACTGAGTGCCGATGTTCTGAACCAGGTTCAAGACCTGCTGCGGCAAGGGTGCGTGATCACCACTGAGTATGCTGATCAACGGCGGTTCCGTACCAGTTCATGGCAGAGTGGCATCAAAATTACCTCTGCCCAAGGTATCAACGATCTGAGCACCTTTTTAGCCGAGCATCCACGGGATTACGTTCGCCTTGTGGGGGTCAACCCACAGGCTAAACAGCGCGTCCTAGAAGTGATTATTCATCGCCCTAACGGTCACGCAGCAACTAATGGCAGTAGTACCCGCGGTAAAGGGTTTGCTCCTAGCAGCACGGCCAACCCGACACGCACTGCTAGCACAAGCCATGGCCTAGACTCAGAGGTGGTTCAGCGCGTGCAGCAGCTCCTGCAACAGGGACACCAGTTAGCCCTAGAGCATGTGGATGCCCGCCGTTATCGCACCAACTCGTGGCAGAGTGGCCCGCGTATTGAGGCCAAAACCCTGAATGAGGCACTTGCCGCCATTCAAGCCTGCCTGCAAGAGTATAGTGGCGAGTACGTCCGCCTCATTGGTGTGAACCCTGCCAGTAAGCAACGGGTGGCGCAGATTCTGCTGCAACAGGCCACTAAGTAG
- a CDS encoding LbetaH domain-containing protein: MPLPPLALPPTPAVRIAGDVVVHPQAILAPGVLLWAEAGATIRIAAGVCIGMGSVIHAHGGAITVSEGVNIGAGVLLIGQVTIEPHACIGTSATLMNTIVPAGAVVAAGSLMGDNSRRWQPEPAPETSDPWQEAASPASPAPDTPHSPDSPPTDTEPAPVAAVENATPTAKPTVVYGQAYVSQMFAKMFRTEPLTNEQP; encoded by the coding sequence ATGCCCCTGCCGCCCTTGGCCTTACCCCCAACTCCGGCCGTACGGATTGCTGGTGATGTGGTGGTACATCCCCAAGCTATTCTGGCACCGGGGGTCTTGCTCTGGGCTGAAGCGGGGGCAACCATTCGCATTGCTGCTGGGGTGTGTATTGGTATGGGCAGCGTTATTCATGCCCACGGCGGCGCAATTACAGTAAGCGAAGGGGTCAATATCGGGGCGGGGGTGTTACTCATTGGCCAAGTCACCATTGAACCCCATGCCTGTATTGGCACCAGTGCCACCCTGATGAATACCATCGTTCCTGCGGGAGCGGTGGTTGCTGCGGGATCACTCATGGGGGATAACAGTCGCCGCTGGCAACCGGAGCCAGCCCCAGAGACCAGCGATCCATGGCAAGAGGCGGCCTCCCCAGCCAGCCCTGCCCCTGATACCCCACATTCCCCAGATTCACCGCCAACAGACACAGAGCCAGCCCCTGTAGCGGCGGTTGAGAATGCAACCCCTACAGCCAAGCCTACGGTTGTCTATGGCCAAGCTTACGTGAGCCAGATGTTTGCGAAAATGTTTCGCACTGAGCCACTGACCAATGAACAGCCGTAA
- a CDS encoding mechanosensitive ion channel family protein has translation MINVRKRAWRWGAIALLSVCFAVLLAAPGFSQVTIPGLNQTTVSPPPPGVRRIGELETTEVRFDGRVLFTIAAPTVRDRNDPGDRVPVELRAELIQSNLRRILNSAIENRRGSPEVVNIGVARLNNELVISGRLGRSERTTRILTITEADSDYHQLPADTLAANWRSILQTQMNQAIKERTYAALMVQLQTAAWIALKVLAASILMFLLQVLLARQRRTIQRQLASIAATTQPNEPERPLPLLPNLGAEFFLKQRLKLIRLVRYLLLWGQIALWLYALALILALFPATRGWSSQVYGLPILWMAVWFGTGLLNQLADLAFDRLRIFWEQNNLVKFSDAQRTTLRIGTTIEVLRSLKTVLIYLTRIVVILSSLGVPISSILAVGGFLALAISLGSQNLVKDIINGLLIVWEDQYAIGDVVQIEPYAGMVENLNLRVTQLRNAEGCLITIPNSTITKVANLTRTWSRVNLEVWVDITTAPDPMLSLLAALSQEFYEEPAWHSKLLAPPRC, from the coding sequence ATGATCAATGTCCGTAAACGAGCGTGGCGTTGGGGGGCGATCGCCCTTCTCAGCGTTTGTTTCGCGGTATTGTTGGCAGCTCCAGGCTTTAGTCAAGTAACAATTCCGGGATTAAATCAGACCACAGTTTCACCGCCCCCCCCTGGCGTTCGTCGCATTGGCGAACTGGAAACAACAGAGGTGCGCTTTGATGGGCGGGTCTTGTTTACCATCGCTGCACCTACCGTGCGCGATCGCAATGACCCTGGCGATCGCGTTCCTGTAGAGCTGCGTGCTGAACTCATTCAATCTAATCTGCGCCGTATTCTCAATAGCGCCATTGAAAACCGCCGTGGTTCCCCAGAGGTCGTCAATATTGGGGTTGCTCGCCTCAATAATGAATTGGTCATTAGTGGCCGCCTCGGTCGTTCGGAACGCACCACCCGCATTCTTACAATCACCGAAGCCGATAGCGACTACCATCAACTACCGGCAGATACCCTTGCAGCAAACTGGCGCAGTATCTTGCAAACCCAGATGAACCAAGCCATTAAGGAGCGCACCTATGCAGCGCTGATGGTACAACTGCAAACGGCGGCATGGATTGCCCTCAAAGTCCTAGCTGCCAGTATCCTCATGTTTTTACTTCAAGTCCTGTTAGCGCGACAGCGACGCACGATACAACGGCAGTTGGCATCGATCGCCGCGACCACCCAACCCAACGAACCGGAGCGCCCGCTGCCCCTGTTGCCCAACTTGGGGGCTGAATTTTTCCTCAAGCAGCGGCTAAAACTCATCCGCCTCGTGCGCTATTTACTGCTCTGGGGGCAGATTGCCCTTTGGCTATACGCCTTGGCGTTGATCTTGGCATTATTTCCGGCCACCCGCGGATGGAGTTCACAGGTTTACGGTCTGCCGATTCTCTGGATGGCGGTATGGTTTGGCACTGGCCTCCTCAATCAGCTTGCTGACCTAGCCTTTGATCGCCTTCGCATCTTCTGGGAGCAAAATAACCTCGTCAAGTTTAGTGATGCCCAACGAACCACCCTGCGCATTGGCACTACCATTGAAGTGCTGCGCAGCCTCAAGACCGTGTTGATCTACTTGACGCGGATTGTGGTGATTCTGAGCTCCTTGGGAGTGCCTATTTCCTCCATTTTGGCGGTGGGGGGCTTCCTTGCCTTAGCCATTTCCCTAGGGTCTCAGAACCTTGTTAAGGATATTATTAACGGGCTGCTGATTGTTTGGGAAGATCAGTACGCTATTGGGGATGTGGTGCAAATTGAACCCTATGCGGGGATGGTAGAAAACCTGAACCTGCGGGTCACCCAACTGCGGAATGCTGAGGGCTGCTTAATTACCATTCCCAACAGTACCATTACGAAGGTGGCTAACCTAACCCGCACGTGGTCCCGGGTTAACTTAGAGGTGTGGGTGGATATCACCACTGCGCCAGATCCGATGCTAAGTCTATTAGCTGCGCTGAGTCAGGAGTTCTATGAGGAGCCAGCGTGGCACTCAAAGCTCCTAGCCCCCCCGAGGTGTTAG
- a CDS encoding mechanosensitive ion channel family protein, with the protein MALKAPSPPEVLGIDEITASGLLVRIWIKTQPGQQWAVAREFRRRMLNVLAANGIPIGRLHQQLHLVREVNGHGGSPDASALES; encoded by the coding sequence GTGGCACTCAAAGCTCCTAGCCCCCCCGAGGTGTTAGGCATTGATGAGATTACCGCCAGTGGTCTGTTGGTGCGTATTTGGATTAAAACTCAACCCGGCCAGCAGTGGGCGGTGGCGCGGGAATTCCGCCGCCGGATGCTGAATGTCCTCGCTGCCAACGGTATTCCCATTGGGCGCTTGCACCAGCAACTTCATCTGGTACGGGAGGTCAATGGCCATGGGGGGTCGCCAGATGCCTCCGCGTTGGAATCCTAA